A stretch of the Anaerobaca lacustris genome encodes the following:
- a CDS encoding glycoside hydrolase domain-containing protein — translation MRRRGISVVVLMALGIVGWALAHAAKPAWATHASPLREYGEALGGSTAQVGLWWASSGWKIGRDRALPAATGEAIVIAAARNEAEAAQLVVRPSTALKGLRIAAGAMVGPDGAAMDAACVEVLEVRYVNVTMPTDKSAVAGHWPDPLPPLTGPIDLEAGKNQPFWVRVKVPADARAGLYKGTLNLTADGYSARVPLHVEVYDFTLPDKMTCSTAFGFSPGNVYRYHKLTTDAQRREVLNKYWASFSDHHISPYNPAPLDPVRVTWPDIKPPERKWQGGREVTNERHGGTRSLLIFDDRTDESVQASYEPLVSIPEGGLRLSFWYRTAIPNQVFLVTLTHHDGDGQWIWGGNNDIGIEGNGQWQQFDRVITKFPSNAKSVRLILRAAAWTEEGEQTGLVWFDDVSLRDAGTGQELIEGGDFEPPALPEVDREKLRVTLDFSAWDRAMEQAIDRWHFNSFRLGIPGMGGGTFHARTEPQLLGFGEETPHYQALFQDYCRQIERHLRAKGWLDEAFVYWFDEPDPKDYSFVNNGFAKLKAAAPDIRRMLTEQVEPDLIGGPDIWCPISNHYDHESAEKRRAHGEKFWWYVCTGPKTPYCTLFIDHPGTELRVWLWQTWQRKIDGILVWETNYWTSSAAYPDHPQNPYEDSMGWTSGYSTPAGVKRPWGNGDGRFIYPPLAAADAKASGPVLEGPVDSIRWEMLRDGIEDYEYLAMLSRLIEAKRRKLSASQRASYAALLEVPPEITKDMTTFTTDPAPIERHRDRVARAIAELGRIE, via the coding sequence ATGCGGCGAAGGGGCATTTCTGTGGTTGTTCTCATGGCGTTAGGCATCGTAGGATGGGCTTTAGCCCATGCGGCCAAACCAGCTTGGGCGACGCATGCGTCGCCCCTACGGGAATATGGCGAGGCGCTGGGCGGCTCGACCGCGCAGGTCGGATTGTGGTGGGCGTCATCGGGCTGGAAGATCGGACGGGATCGGGCGTTGCCGGCCGCGACAGGCGAGGCCATTGTCATCGCTGCGGCGAGGAACGAGGCGGAGGCGGCGCAGCTCGTGGTGCGACCGAGCACGGCCTTGAAGGGTCTGCGGATCGCCGCCGGAGCGATGGTCGGGCCGGATGGGGCCGCCATGGACGCCGCCTGTGTCGAGGTGCTCGAAGTCCGCTACGTCAACGTCACGATGCCGACGGACAAGAGCGCCGTCGCGGGGCACTGGCCCGACCCCCTACCCCCATTGACCGGCCCGATCGATCTGGAGGCCGGCAAGAACCAGCCCTTCTGGGTCCGCGTGAAGGTCCCGGCTGACGCCCGCGCGGGCCTCTACAAAGGCACGCTGAATCTGACGGCCGATGGCTATTCGGCTCGCGTGCCGCTGCACGTCGAGGTCTACGATTTCACCCTGCCCGACAAGATGACCTGCAGCACCGCCTTCGGATTCAGTCCGGGCAACGTCTACCGCTATCACAAGCTGACCACCGACGCGCAGAGGCGCGAGGTCCTAAACAAATACTGGGCCAGCTTCAGCGACCACCACATCTCGCCCTACAACCCGGCGCCGCTGGATCCGGTCCGTGTGACGTGGCCTGACATCAAACCGCCTGAGCGCAAGTGGCAAGGCGGTCGCGAAGTGACGAACGAGAGGCACGGCGGCACGCGCTCGCTGCTGATCTTCGACGACCGCACCGATGAAAGCGTCCAGGCGAGCTACGAGCCGCTGGTATCGATCCCCGAAGGCGGTCTGCGGCTTTCGTTCTGGTATCGCACGGCGATCCCGAACCAGGTCTTCCTGGTGACGCTCACCCATCACGACGGCGACGGCCAGTGGATCTGGGGCGGCAACAACGACATCGGCATCGAAGGCAACGGGCAATGGCAGCAGTTCGATCGCGTCATCACGAAGTTCCCGTCGAACGCCAAGAGCGTTCGTCTGATCCTGCGCGCCGCGGCCTGGACGGAGGAGGGCGAGCAGACGGGCTTGGTCTGGTTCGACGACGTATCGCTTCGCGACGCCGGCACAGGCCAAGAGCTGATCGAGGGAGGCGACTTCGAGCCGCCGGCACTGCCCGAGGTGGACCGCGAGAAGCTGCGCGTGACGCTCGATTTCTCCGCGTGGGACCGCGCGATGGAGCAGGCCATCGATCGGTGGCATTTCAACTCGTTCCGGCTGGGCATTCCGGGCATGGGCGGCGGGACGTTCCACGCGCGGACCGAGCCACAGTTGCTCGGCTTCGGCGAGGAAACGCCCCACTACCAGGCGCTCTTCCAGGACTACTGCCGACAGATCGAGCGGCACCTTCGCGCCAAGGGCTGGCTCGACGAGGCGTTCGTCTACTGGTTCGATGAGCCGGACCCGAAGGACTATTCGTTCGTCAATAACGGCTTCGCCAAGCTCAAGGCGGCCGCCCCGGACATCCGCCGGATGCTGACCGAACAGGTCGAGCCGGACCTGATCGGCGGGCCCGATATCTGGTGCCCGATCTCGAACCACTACGACCACGAATCGGCCGAGAAGCGACGGGCCCACGGGGAGAAGTTCTGGTGGTACGTCTGCACGGGACCCAAGACCCCCTACTGTACGCTGTTCATCGACCACCCCGGTACGGAGCTGCGCGTCTGGCTCTGGCAGACCTGGCAGCGCAAGATCGACGGCATCCTGGTCTGGGAGACGAACTACTGGACCAGTTCGGCGGCCTATCCCGACCACCCGCAGAACCCCTACGAGGACTCGATGGGCTGGACGAGCGGCTACAGCACGCCGGCGGGCGTCAAGCGGCCCTGGGGCAACGGCGATGGGCGGTTCATCTATCCGCCTCTGGCGGCGGCCGACGCCAAGGCGAGCGGGCCGGTGCTCGAAGGGCCGGTCGACAGCATTCGATGGGAGATGCTCCGCGACGGGATCGAGGACTACGAGTACCTCGCCATGCTCAGCCGCCTGATCGAGGCCAAACGCCGCAAGCTCTCGGCGTCTCAGCGAGCGAGCTACGCGGCCCTGCTGGAGGTCCCACCCGAGATCACGAAGGACATGACCACCTTCACAACCGACCCGGCCCCCATCGAGCGGCACCGCGACCGCGTCGCCCGCGCGATCGCGGAGTTGGGCCGCATCGAGTAG
- a CDS encoding DUF2752 domain-containing protein, producing the protein MDLTEMQEMAVPRSGRAFAPPAEGAAQRHAAVAHAVVLSICAATLAGAFLLRPDEDGLSLLGYRWPFDCWLHETLGIRCGLCGLSRSFCSLVRGDIAAGLHFHRLGPAVFALFCLEIPYRLGALAAGSRGIDARWARLHLGVVALVCAAILVNWMVYLGGLIL; encoded by the coding sequence ATGGATTTGACCGAAATGCAAGAGATGGCCGTTCCACGATCCGGAAGGGCGTTTGCCCCGCCGGCCGAGGGTGCCGCACAGAGGCACGCGGCGGTTGCGCACGCCGTGGTGTTGTCGATCTGCGCCGCGACGCTGGCGGGCGCGTTCCTGCTGCGACCGGACGAGGACGGGCTGTCTCTGCTCGGTTACCGATGGCCGTTCGATTGCTGGCTGCATGAAACACTGGGCATCCGCTGCGGGCTCTGCGGGCTGTCCCGGTCGTTCTGCTCGCTGGTCAGAGGAGACATCGCAGCCGGCCTGCATTTCCACCGGCTCGGGCCTGCTGTGTTTGCTCTGTTCTGTCTGGAGATTCCGTATCGGCTCGGCGCGTTGGCCGCGGGGAGTCGAGGCATCGACGCGAGATGGGCCAGACTCCACCTCGGCGTGGTCGCCCTGGTCTGTGCGGCCATCCTGGTCAACTGGATGGTCTACCTGGGAGGATTGATCTTGTGA
- a CDS encoding DUF7544 domain-containing protein → MNPRPAYVSVIDPISPAIERVRTILFRPFDLGKWFVIGFSAWLAELGKGGGGGGHGGGGGGGGRYRRGDIPGQIQEAFEHARDYVAANLHWIAPLTVFVLLVGISVALLIAWLSSRGRFNMLYCVAQNKGEFWNPWRRYRQHGNSLFAFRVILGIVWFLTAGVFLALGIGLAIASHERWGFNVLTISGIVTFGLLFISSMIVFGLIGMFTTDFVVPIMYRYTLSCRQAWRVFLDVLSDNQGRFVLYVLFQIIIGMVIGVLTFALACATCCIACCLFAIPYIGAVALLPFTIFRRSYSLCYLAQYGPDFCVFAPEPGEPPADESIA, encoded by the coding sequence GTGAACCCACGTCCCGCATACGTCAGTGTGATCGACCCGATCAGTCCGGCCATCGAACGGGTCCGAACCATCCTGTTTCGTCCATTCGATCTGGGCAAGTGGTTCGTCATCGGCTTCTCCGCCTGGCTGGCCGAGCTGGGCAAGGGTGGAGGCGGAGGTGGACACGGCGGTGGCGGAGGTGGCGGCGGCCGCTATCGGCGGGGCGACATTCCAGGGCAGATTCAAGAGGCATTCGAGCACGCCAGAGACTACGTCGCCGCCAATCTCCACTGGATTGCGCCGCTGACCGTATTCGTTCTGCTCGTCGGCATCAGCGTCGCACTGCTGATCGCCTGGCTAAGCAGTCGAGGCCGCTTCAACATGCTCTATTGCGTCGCTCAGAACAAGGGCGAGTTCTGGAACCCGTGGCGCCGCTATCGCCAACACGGAAACAGCTTGTTCGCCTTCCGTGTGATTCTGGGAATCGTATGGTTTCTCACAGCCGGAGTGTTTCTTGCACTGGGAATCGGACTGGCCATCGCCTCGCATGAGAGATGGGGCTTCAACGTCCTGACCATCTCGGGTATCGTGACTTTCGGGCTGTTGTTCATCTCCAGCATGATCGTCTTTGGCCTGATCGGCATGTTCACCACCGACTTCGTCGTTCCGATCATGTACCGGTACACGCTCAGTTGTAGACAGGCCTGGCGGGTCTTCCTCGATGTGCTTTCGGACAACCAGGGGCGGTTCGTTCTGTACGTTCTCTTTCAGATCATCATCGGGATGGTCATTGGCGTTCTAACGTTCGCGCTGGCGTGCGCGACCTGCTGCATCGCCTGTTGTCTCTTCGCGATTCCATACATTGGCGCCGTGGCTCTTCTGCCGTTCACGATCTTCCGTCGGTCGTATTCGCTGTGCTACCTCGCTCAGTATGGGCCGGACTTCTGCGTCTTCGCGCCCGAGCCCGGCGAGCCGCCGGCCGACGAATCGATCGCGTGA
- a CDS encoding SDR family oxidoreductase, whose product MENRRFDLTGRTALITGAGRGIGRAIAQGLAEHGADVVLVARSGDQLRTAAQEITAATSRKAWAMPFDLADLDGVERLFAAAAEVARGIDILVHCAGTTVRTPSEEVPLADFKRVMDVNLTSALLLSQAFGRHCREAGKPGRIIHIGSLACHAARPTIAAYTCSKMGLLGLTRTLAVEWAPHHINVNAIGPGYIATELTEPLRKDPEFDRWVLAKTPLGRWGTPQDLVGVAVLLASKAGEFITGQIFYVDGGWTALI is encoded by the coding sequence ATGGAGAATCGACGGTTCGATCTGACGGGCAGGACGGCGCTGATCACGGGTGCGGGGCGGGGGATCGGACGGGCGATCGCGCAAGGGCTGGCTGAGCATGGCGCCGATGTGGTCCTCGTGGCGCGAAGCGGCGATCAGCTCCGCACGGCGGCGCAGGAGATCACAGCAGCGACAAGCCGCAAAGCGTGGGCGATGCCCTTCGATCTGGCGGATCTCGACGGCGTGGAGCGGCTGTTCGCTGCGGCGGCGGAAGTCGCTCGGGGGATAGACATTCTCGTCCATTGCGCCGGCACGACCGTTCGTACGCCGAGTGAAGAGGTTCCGCTGGCAGACTTCAAGCGGGTGATGGACGTGAATCTGACCTCGGCTCTGTTGCTTTCGCAGGCCTTCGGTCGGCATTGTCGAGAAGCCGGCAAGCCCGGGCGGATCATCCACATCGGCTCGCTGGCCTGCCATGCCGCCCGCCCGACCATCGCCGCCTACACGTGCAGCAAGATGGGGCTGCTCGGCCTGACGCGAACGCTGGCGGTCGAATGGGCCCCGCACCACATCAACGTCAACGCCATCGGTCCGGGCTATATCGCCACCGAGCTGACCGAGCCGCTTCGGAAGGACCCTGAATTCGACCGGTGGGTCCTGGCCAAGACGCCGCTGGGCCGCTGGGGCACGCCCCAGGACCTTGTCGGCGTGGCGGTTCTCCTTGCTTCCAAGGCCGGCGAGTTCATCACCGGCCAGATCTTTTACGTCGATGGCGGCTGGACCGCCCTGATTTAG
- a CDS encoding ThuA domain-containing protein, giving the protein MKQRTFKALTTTLLLSILVAVCTGQAPLAPATVHLRTRVAVPDVPGGFRVACRTEQWNPSETAIIICDMWDRHWCEGASRRVAELAPQIDRVATIARDKGVLIIHAPSDTISHYGDYPGRKLAKDAPRAANLPEGIDRWCNWKDDAEQEVGYPIDHSDGGCDCRPRCPESQPWTRQIGTIEIKDNDAISDSGVEIWNLLEQRKIKNVILMGVHTNMCVLGRPFGLRNLSRFGKNAVLMRDLTDAMYNSTMPPGVHHFTGVDLVVGHVEQYVCPTIISTDLTGDPPFRFKEDRRPLVVFLSAESEYSAAETLPDFARELEFEHGLACQIIQGSTEKTGPDRHEISGMEILAHADLVVVYARRRAFPVDQMKYLHEYLDRGGPLIGLRTASHAFDSRGSGPAGHTDWPTFDPDVLGGNYRNHYGAGPVCTVTRAAGAGNHPILTGIKLPLTSNGSLYRTSPLAAATTLLLVGAIPGQEPEPVAWTNQYNKSRVFYTSLGHPDDFRNAPFRRLLVNAVRWALDTP; this is encoded by the coding sequence ATGAAACAACGCACGTTCAAAGCCTTGACCACGACGCTGCTGCTTTCGATCCTCGTGGCCGTTTGTACGGGCCAAGCTCCCCTCGCCCCTGCGACCGTGCATCTGCGCACCCGGGTGGCTGTGCCCGACGTTCCGGGCGGATTCCGTGTTGCGTGCCGAACGGAACAGTGGAATCCGTCGGAGACCGCGATCATCATCTGCGACATGTGGGATCGGCACTGGTGCGAGGGGGCGTCGCGGCGCGTGGCCGAACTGGCGCCACAGATTGATCGCGTGGCGACCATCGCACGCGACAAGGGCGTCCTGATCATCCATGCCCCGAGTGACACGATCAGTCACTACGGCGACTACCCCGGCCGCAAGCTCGCAAAGGATGCGCCAAGAGCGGCCAATCTGCCCGAGGGGATTGACCGGTGGTGCAACTGGAAGGACGACGCCGAGCAAGAGGTGGGCTATCCGATCGACCACTCCGACGGCGGCTGCGACTGCCGACCCCGCTGCCCGGAATCACAGCCCTGGACCCGACAGATCGGTACAATCGAGATCAAGGACAACGACGCCATCAGCGATTCCGGCGTCGAGATCTGGAATCTGCTGGAACAGCGGAAGATCAAGAATGTCATTCTGATGGGCGTCCACACGAACATGTGCGTTCTGGGCCGGCCATTCGGCTTGCGCAACCTCTCGCGGTTCGGCAAGAACGCCGTGCTGATGCGCGACCTGACCGATGCCATGTACAACTCGACCATGCCGCCCGGCGTCCACCATTTCACCGGGGTCGATCTCGTGGTCGGGCACGTCGAGCAGTACGTCTGCCCTACAATCATCTCGACCGACCTGACGGGCGATCCGCCGTTCCGATTCAAAGAGGACCGGCGACCCCTGGTGGTCTTCCTCTCGGCTGAGAGTGAGTACAGTGCAGCCGAGACACTGCCCGATTTCGCGCGCGAGCTGGAGTTCGAGCACGGTCTGGCCTGTCAGATCATCCAGGGCAGCACCGAGAAGACCGGGCCCGACCGACACGAAATCTCCGGCATGGAAATCCTCGCCCACGCCGACCTCGTGGTGGTCTACGCTCGCCGAAGGGCCTTTCCCGTCGATCAGATGAAGTACCTGCACGAGTACCTCGATCGCGGCGGCCCACTGATCGGTCTGCGGACGGCCAGCCACGCCTTCGACTCGCGCGGCAGCGGGCCCGCCGGCCACACCGACTGGCCCACGTTCGATCCCGACGTGCTCGGGGGCAACTACCGCAATCACTACGGCGCCGGTCCGGTCTGCACCGTGACGCGCGCCGCCGGCGCCGGAAACCACCCCATTCTTACTGGCATCAAGCTGCCGCTGACCAGCAATGGCTCGCTTTACCGGACCAGCCCGCTGGCCGCCGCCACGACGCTGCTGCTCGTCGGCGCCATTCCAGGCCAAGAGCCCGAGCCGGTTGCCTGGACCAACCAGTACAACAAGTCACGTGTCTTCTACACCTCGCTGGGGCACCCCGACGATTTTCGGAACGCACCGTTCCGCAGGCTGCTCGTCAACGCCGTGCGCTGGGCACTCGACACGCCGTGA
- a CDS encoding RNA polymerase sigma factor — translation MTDESLIAAHLRGDPAAFRELVERYADGLLRYLIHMTANRDQAEDLFQETFKKVHEKAHAFRGPAFKSWLFTIATRATIDHVRHRRRTAMLSLDRETDCGQESGSALVESLSAEDAPDPAEELVREERTQQVREAIASLPVKQRAALVLAYYQQLSYREVAEVMGCSLGTVKTQMSRALATLARKLPDSLSVTK, via the coding sequence GTGACAGACGAGAGCCTCATTGCCGCCCATCTGCGTGGAGACCCGGCGGCCTTTCGTGAGCTTGTCGAGCGGTATGCCGACGGCCTGTTGAGGTATTTGATCCATATGACCGCAAACCGGGACCAGGCCGAAGACCTTTTCCAGGAGACCTTCAAGAAGGTCCACGAGAAGGCCCACGCGTTTCGCGGCCCGGCCTTCAAGAGCTGGCTCTTCACGATTGCCACGCGGGCGACGATCGACCACGTGCGACACCGCCGCCGTACGGCGATGCTGTCTTTGGATCGGGAAACTGACTGTGGCCAAGAGAGCGGCTCGGCACTGGTCGAATCCCTCTCAGCCGAAGACGCCCCCGATCCCGCCGAGGAACTGGTCCGAGAAGAACGCACGCAACAGGTCAGAGAGGCCATTGCGAGCCTTCCCGTCAAGCAGCGGGCCGCCCTCGTGCTGGCCTACTATCAGCAGCTCAGCTACCGCGAGGTAGCCGAGGTGATGGGCTGCTCGCTCGGCACGGTCAAGACCCAGATGTCCCGGGCCCTGGCGACGCTGGCGCGCAAGCTGCCCGACTCTCTGAGTGTGACGAAATGA
- a CDS encoding DUF4139 domain-containing protein, producing the protein MKRLIASLLIFAIAGVANAKVDLTTLPTRDTVQLTIYNSADMTLARESRALTLKEGANALQFSWENTLIDPTSLEMLPKNHAGRIDIAELVFPPRVRNLGLWNIHSEVSGKVPVEITYLTSGLTWRAFYMGTLSADEKTMRLEGYVRVTNNSGEDYENAQVRVIVGKVHLLDEIAELARREYPYGRPGVVRPPTPSMPAPSAVMLRQRAAGREMMAAADMAAPKEIIKEGLSEYFLYTIEGTETIPNGWSKRLQSFDVDGVPVVNLYKYEAERYGDRVMRFLSFANDTEHKLGETPIPDGMLKVYRGVDDAKHLSYEGQSSFKYIPVGEKVELNLGTVADVVVEPKLMEVRSDNHRFDRNRNVAGWDDIHTWRIEVRNTRDVPIKVEIMRNFDAPHWDITHSGSIDGYEKVDLDTVKFTVELPGRSQKTFEYTTTLYRGVRTEDYNRRTR; encoded by the coding sequence ATGAAACGTCTGATTGCCTCTCTTCTGATATTCGCGATCGCCGGGGTAGCCAACGCCAAGGTCGATCTGACCACGCTGCCGACCCGCGACACCGTGCAACTGACAATCTACAATAGTGCCGACATGACGCTGGCCCGCGAGAGCCGGGCGCTGACGCTCAAAGAAGGCGCCAACGCGCTGCAATTCTCATGGGAGAACACGCTGATCGATCCGACGAGTCTGGAGATGCTGCCGAAGAACCACGCCGGCCGGATCGACATTGCCGAATTGGTCTTCCCGCCCCGCGTGCGGAACCTCGGCCTGTGGAACATCCACAGCGAGGTCAGCGGCAAGGTCCCGGTCGAGATTACGTACCTGACCAGCGGCCTGACCTGGCGGGCGTTCTACATGGGCACGCTGTCGGCCGACGAGAAGACGATGCGGCTGGAAGGCTACGTCCGTGTGACCAACAACAGCGGCGAAGACTACGAAAACGCCCAGGTCCGCGTGATCGTCGGCAAGGTCCACCTGCTCGACGAGATCGCCGAACTGGCTCGGCGCGAGTATCCCTACGGCCGACCCGGTGTAGTCAGGCCGCCGACGCCGTCGATGCCGGCCCCCAGCGCCGTCATGCTGCGCCAAAGGGCAGCCGGACGTGAAATGATGGCGGCGGCCGATATGGCAGCGCCCAAAGAGATCATCAAGGAAGGGCTCAGCGAGTACTTCCTCTATACGATCGAAGGGACCGAGACGATTCCCAACGGCTGGTCGAAGCGCCTTCAGAGCTTCGACGTCGATGGCGTGCCGGTCGTGAACCTCTACAAGTACGAGGCCGAACGATATGGCGACCGGGTGATGCGGTTCCTGAGCTTCGCCAACGACACCGAGCACAAGCTGGGCGAGACGCCGATCCCCGACGGGATGCTCAAGGTCTATCGCGGCGTTGATGACGCCAAGCACCTGTCGTACGAGGGCCAGTCGTCGTTCAAGTACATTCCCGTGGGCGAGAAGGTCGAGCTGAACCTCGGCACCGTCGCCGACGTGGTCGTCGAGCCCAAGCTGATGGAAGTCAGGAGCGACAACCATCGCTTCGACCGCAACCGCAACGTCGCCGGCTGGGACGACATCCACACATGGAGAATCGAGGTGCGCAACACACGCGACGTCCCGATCAAGGTCGAGATCATGCGCAACTTCGACGCGCCCCACTGGGACATCACGCACAGCGGCTCGATCGACGGCTACGAGAAGGTGGACCTCGACACGGTCAAGTTCACCGTCGAATTGCCCGGACGCTCGCAGAAGACGTTCGAGTACACCACGACGCTCTATCGCGGCGTCCGCACCGAGGACTACAACCGTCGTACCCGATGA
- a CDS encoding 4Fe-4S dicluster domain-containing protein: MTGRIVINTERCKGCGLCVVVCPKKSIVISEESNQSGYFPARKTDGDCTGCAQCAIICPEGIIEVSRDQMERIRIVATPGKPGAPHLIEEKR; this comes from the coding sequence ATGACAGGCAGGATCGTCATCAATACCGAGCGCTGCAAGGGTTGCGGGCTGTGCGTGGTGGTCTGCCCGAAGAAGAGCATCGTGATCTCCGAGGAATCGAACCAGAGCGGCTATTTTCCCGCCAGGAAAACGGACGGCGACTGCACCGGCTGCGCGCAGTGCGCGATCATCTGCCCCGAGGGGATCATCGAGGTCAGCCGGGACCAAATGGAGCGAATCCGCATCGTGGCGACGCCCGGCAAGCCGGGGGCACCGCACCTGATCGAGGAGAAGCGCTAA
- a CDS encoding 3-methyl-2-oxobutanoate dehydrogenase subunit VorB, with translation MCGNEALAEAAIVAGCDAYFGYPITPQNEITAYMSERMPQEGRVFVQSESELAAINMVFGAAATGKRAMTSSSSPGISLMQEGISYLAGAELPAVVVNVMRGGPGLGNIAPSQADYFQATRGGGHGDYRTIVLGPSSVQELADCMPLAFDLADQYRMTVMVLADGILGQMMEPVMLDPKPRRQLPPKPWALTGMKDRRQNIVRSLYLADGALEELNNRLMAKYQQIQEHEVLCEEYRVEDAEIVIVAYGIAARIVRAAVDQARDEGIAAGMIRPITLWPFPSNQIGAAAETFRMVLTVEMSCGQMVEDVKLAVAGKCPVLLHGRPGGGVPTDDEVLDRIRQMTIRAGAA, from the coding sequence ATGTGTGGCAACGAGGCGCTGGCGGAGGCGGCGATCGTTGCCGGCTGCGACGCCTATTTCGGCTATCCGATCACCCCGCAGAACGAGATCACCGCCTACATGTCCGAGCGGATGCCTCAGGAGGGCCGTGTCTTCGTTCAAAGCGAGAGCGAGCTGGCCGCGATCAACATGGTCTTCGGCGCCGCTGCGACCGGCAAGCGGGCGATGACCAGCTCGTCCAGTCCGGGCATCAGCCTGATGCAGGAAGGGATCAGCTATCTGGCCGGAGCGGAGCTGCCGGCCGTGGTGGTCAACGTCATGCGAGGCGGACCGGGGCTGGGCAATATCGCCCCGTCGCAGGCGGACTATTTCCAGGCCACGCGAGGGGGCGGACACGGCGACTATCGCACGATCGTACTGGGCCCGTCCAGCGTACAGGAACTGGCCGACTGCATGCCTCTGGCGTTCGATCTGGCCGACCAATATCGCATGACCGTGATGGTGCTGGCCGACGGGATTCTCGGCCAGATGATGGAGCCGGTGATGCTCGATCCGAAACCACGGCGCCAACTGCCGCCCAAACCGTGGGCGCTGACCGGGATGAAGGACAGGCGGCAGAACATCGTACGATCCTTGTACCTGGCCGACGGGGCCCTCGAGGAACTGAACAACCGGCTCATGGCGAAGTACCAGCAGATCCAGGAGCACGAGGTCCTGTGCGAGGAGTACCGAGTCGAAGACGCCGAGATCGTCATCGTCGCCTACGGGATCGCCGCGCGAATTGTCCGGGCGGCGGTGGACCAGGCTCGCGACGAAGGCATCGCCGCCGGCATGATCCGCCCGATCACGCTGTGGCCTTTTCCGTCCAATCAGATCGGCGCTGCGGCCGAGACGTTCCGAATGGTTCTGACGGTGGAGATGAGCTGCGGCCAGATGGTCGAGGACGTGAAGCTGGCGGTGGCGGGCAAGTGCCCCGTCCTGCTGCACGGTCGGCCCGGCGGCGGCGTGCCGACCGAC